One Falsihalocynthiibacter arcticus DNA segment encodes these proteins:
- a CDS encoding ATP-dependent Clp protease proteolytic subunit, translating to MTEETNKKDEAVSPTAEKLFFKSRNVLVTGEVNDKLAKQTVTHLLALAEENDDPINMFISSPGGHVESGDMVHDMIKFITPKVRTIGSGWVASAGALIFVGADKEDRYCLPNTRFLLHQPSGGIGGKVTDMQIQAEQIRIMRARFDNLFALATGQTAEKIAQDTQHDFWLNTEEALEYGLLGHVISTMAELK from the coding sequence ATGACTGAAGAAACAAACAAAAAAGACGAAGCAGTAAGCCCAACAGCGGAGAAACTGTTTTTCAAAAGTCGCAATGTCTTGGTGACAGGCGAAGTAAACGACAAGCTGGCTAAGCAAACAGTTACGCATCTTTTGGCGCTTGCCGAAGAGAATGACGACCCGATCAATATGTTCATCAGCTCCCCTGGTGGTCACGTTGAATCTGGCGACATGGTGCATGACATGATTAAGTTCATTACGCCAAAAGTGCGCACGATTGGGTCTGGCTGGGTCGCGAGTGCAGGGGCGTTGATCTTTGTCGGTGCCGATAAGGAAGACCGCTATTGCCTTCCCAACACGCGTTTCCTCTTGCACCAACCCAGTGGCGGTATCGGCGGTAAGGTGACGGATATGCAAATCCAAGCCGAGCAAATCCGCATCATGCGCGCGCGCTTTGATAATTTGTTTGCTCTGGCAACAGGTCAAACAGCCGAAAAAATCGCGCAAGATACGCAGCATGATTTCTGGCTGAACACTGAAGAAGCCTTGGAATACGGCTTGTTGGGTCACGTCATTTCGACCATGGCCGAACTCAAGTAA
- a CDS encoding S-(hydroxymethyl)glutathione dehydrogenase/class III alcohol dehydrogenase, which translates to MRTRAAVALEAGKPLVVMDVNLEGPKAGEVLVEIKATGLCHTDEFTRSGADPEGLFPAILGHEGAGIVIEVGEGVKSLQVGDHVIPLYTPECRECEYCLNPKTNLCQSIRSTQGAGLLPDGTTRFSMLDGTPIHHYMGCSTFANHTVVPEIALAKVRKDAPFDKICYIGCGVTTGIGAVINTAKVEIGSTAIVFGLGGIGLNVIQGLRLAGADQIVGVDLNDSKNEMATRFGMTHFVNPSEVEGDLVAHLVELTGGGADYTFDATGNVNVMRTALEAAHKGWGESIIIGVAPAGAEISTRPFQLVTGRSWRGTAFGGASGRTDVPKIVDWYMDGKIEIDPMITHTMSLDEINEGFELMHAGKSIRSVVLY; encoded by the coding sequence ATGAGAACGCGCGCAGCCGTCGCCCTTGAGGCCGGAAAACCTCTTGTCGTTATGGACGTCAATCTCGAAGGACCGAAAGCCGGAGAGGTCTTGGTTGAAATCAAGGCAACCGGCCTTTGCCATACGGATGAATTTACACGCTCTGGCGCGGACCCCGAGGGGCTTTTCCCCGCGATTTTGGGCCATGAAGGCGCGGGTATTGTGATTGAAGTGGGCGAAGGGGTGAAAAGCCTTCAAGTAGGCGATCACGTGATCCCGCTTTACACGCCGGAATGTCGCGAATGCGAATATTGCCTCAATCCGAAAACCAACCTCTGTCAGTCGATCCGTAGCACACAGGGCGCAGGACTTCTGCCCGACGGAACCACGCGGTTCTCTATGCTGGATGGTACGCCAATCCACCATTATATGGGCTGTTCCACCTTTGCCAACCACACGGTTGTGCCGGAAATTGCGCTGGCAAAGGTGCGCAAAGACGCGCCGTTTGATAAAATTTGCTACATCGGTTGCGGTGTGACCACGGGCATTGGCGCGGTGATCAACACGGCCAAAGTCGAGATTGGCTCCACAGCGATCGTCTTTGGGCTCGGCGGCATCGGGCTCAATGTGATCCAAGGGCTGCGCCTTGCGGGGGCCGATCAAATTGTGGGGGTCGACCTCAACGATAGCAAAAACGAAATGGCGACACGTTTTGGGATGACGCATTTCGTGAACCCAAGTGAAGTTGAGGGTGACTTGGTCGCGCATCTTGTGGAGCTTACGGGGGGTGGTGCAGATTACACGTTTGACGCCACGGGCAACGTGAATGTCATGCGCACGGCCCTTGAGGCGGCGCACAAAGGTTGGGGTGAAAGCATCATTATTGGCGTCGCGCCCGCAGGTGCCGAAATCTCCACGCGTCCATTCCAACTTGTGACGGGGCGGTCGTGGCGCGGAACCGCATTTGGCGGTGCATCCGGCCGCACCGACGTTCCCAAAATCGTTGATTGGTACATGGACGGCAAAATCGAAATCGACCCGATGATCACTCATACGATGTCGCTGGACGAAATCAACGAAGGATTTGAGCTTATGCACGCTGGAAAATCCATTCGTTCGGTGGTGCTTTATTAA
- a CDS encoding Y-family DNA polymerase: MPAKRILSLWFPRLGAERLLRLERGTLEAPLAVARDTGNMQILSSLSLAASEAGLTMGQPLRDARTMCPALITRLQNPQAEADFLKTLRRWAGKFSPWVGEQGETALILDITGCAHLFGGEESLLAAVEEDCLQLNLTVHAGIADTVGAAWALARYAGQPLGMARTGDAVDQEARATRSRATKRRNWERGGPTPRAMPRAPRGARIAAPGTTHSALAPLPVAALRLPESITTQLTRLGVRQIGELAGMPRAALARRFGKDVMLRLDQAHGVAPEPVSPARAPLHFAVRLTLPEPIGLEADMLAGIDRLLPALAERLQAKGRGARRVRFQAFRTDQTSQIIEIGLARPSSDPDRIRPLLAMKLSDIDVGFGVDILRIEAHQTESLAPQQHKGHFDASGQARANMAQDTALDDLIGRLGARLGLEAITRRHPASSHLPEKAALTFGAAWSTAYGVDMGADATWPIPATRRPLHLWRPEPLMGTQPDPMPPERLKFRGQMFEITYASGPERVAPEWWLDDPDWRNGVRDYWRATTQHGQQLWIYFAHGAALSTGWFCHGRFA; this comes from the coding sequence ATGCCTGCCAAACGCATCCTCTCTCTCTGGTTCCCGCGCCTCGGGGCCGAGCGCCTCTTGCGCCTTGAGCGTGGCACCCTTGAGGCGCCGCTCGCGGTGGCGCGCGACACGGGCAATATGCAGATCCTGTCGTCTCTTTCGCTGGCCGCATCTGAAGCGGGGCTCACGATGGGGCAACCCCTGCGCGATGCCCGCACCATGTGTCCCGCGCTGATTACACGGCTGCAAAACCCCCAAGCAGAGGCCGATTTCCTCAAAACATTGCGTCGATGGGCGGGGAAATTCTCGCCTTGGGTCGGAGAGCAGGGTGAAACCGCCCTTATTCTTGATATCACGGGCTGCGCACATCTGTTTGGCGGCGAGGAATCCCTTTTGGCGGCCGTCGAAGAAGACTGTCTCCAGCTTAACCTGACGGTCCATGCGGGGATTGCGGATACCGTTGGCGCGGCATGGGCCTTGGCGCGTTATGCGGGGCAGCCTCTGGGCATGGCACGCACCGGCGACGCCGTCGACCAAGAGGCCCGCGCCACCCGATCCCGCGCCACGAAACGGCGCAACTGGGAACGCGGCGGCCCCACGCCACGCGCTATGCCGCGGGCCCCGCGCGGGGCTCGCATTGCCGCCCCCGGAACCACCCATAGCGCCCTCGCGCCTCTCCCCGTCGCCGCGTTACGCCTACCCGAGAGCATCACAACCCAGCTCACACGACTCGGCGTTCGCCAGATCGGCGAACTCGCAGGCATGCCCCGCGCCGCCCTCGCCCGCCGCTTTGGCAAGGACGTGATGCTGCGCCTTGATCAAGCCCATGGCGTCGCGCCCGAACCGGTATCTCCAGCCCGTGCCCCTCTGCACTTTGCCGTGCGCCTCACCCTCCCAGAACCCATCGGGCTTGAGGCGGATATGCTCGCAGGCATTGATCGCCTGCTACCTGCCCTTGCGGAACGCCTACAGGCAAAAGGACGCGGCGCGCGGCGCGTGCGCTTCCAAGCTTTCCGCACCGATCAAACGTCCCAAATCATCGAAATCGGCCTCGCACGGCCCAGCTCCGACCCTGATCGTATCCGCCCCCTCTTGGCGATGAAGCTCTCTGATATTGATGTTGGGTTTGGCGTTGATATCTTGCGCATCGAGGCCCATCAAACCGAATCCCTCGCGCCCCAACAACACAAAGGCCACTTCGATGCCAGCGGCCAAGCCCGCGCAAATATGGCCCAAGACACCGCTCTCGACGATCTAATCGGGCGTCTTGGGGCACGCCTCGGGCTTGAAGCCATCACACGCCGCCACCCCGCCTCAAGCCACCTCCCTGAGAAAGCCGCGCTGACGTTTGGGGCCGCGTGGTCCACGGCCTATGGCGTGGATATGGGAGCCGACGCCACGTGGCCCATACCCGCCACGCGACGGCCCCTCCACCTATGGCGTCCCGAGCCATTAATGGGAACACAGCCCGATCCAATGCCCCCCGAACGGTTAAAATTTCGTGGCCAGATGTTTGAAATCACCTATGCCTCCGGCCCCGAACGTGTGGCGCCCGAATGGTGGCTGGATGACCCTGATTGGCGCAACGGCGTACGGGACTACTGGCGTGCAACAACACAACACGGCCAGCAATTGTGGATCTATTTCGCACACGGAGCCGCGCTTTCGACTGGCTGGTTTTGTCACGGCCGCTTTGCATGA
- a CDS encoding DUF2794 domain-containing protein, producing MNVDAFRKPFQAPAQVAFHRTELGIILGLYGRMVAAGEWRDYGISHLSEVAVFSIFRRSAENPLYRIEKRPKLRLKQGLYAVIGMDGQILKRGHELKPVLRVLEKKLIRAVK from the coding sequence ATGAACGTCGATGCATTCCGCAAACCTTTCCAAGCCCCCGCACAGGTGGCGTTTCACCGCACGGAACTCGGGATCATTCTCGGCCTCTACGGTCGGATGGTTGCCGCTGGAGAATGGCGTGACTATGGGATTTCGCACCTGTCAGAAGTGGCCGTCTTCTCAATCTTCCGCCGCAGCGCCGAAAACCCGCTGTACCGGATCGAAAAACGCCCCAAGCTTCGATTAAAACAGGGGCTTTATGCAGTCATCGGTATGGACGGACAAATCCTCAAACGCGGACATGAACTTAAACCCGTCCTGCGCGTCCTTGAGAAAAAACTCATCCGAGCGGTAAAATAA
- a CDS encoding C40 family peptidase, which yields MTDRRTFFANERVAHVGLRGQVDTLRLAEVAARRVLVPVVDVCAAPRGTRDSQLLMGAGFDVLETLNGWCFGRVVADGNVGYVAEVSLGEAVAPSHWVTARSSHIYTESSLKSADKAAVSFGSLLSVVAELEGYVELSGGGFVPVPHVSPLSERPLDAAKTALTFLGVPYLWGGDSVFGIDCSGLVQACLRAVGTMCPRDSDQQEAFFTTDVAPKDLRRGDLVFWRGHVAMMLNEREMIHANAHHMAVAIEPFEVARSRIGAREFGEITSMKRP from the coding sequence ATGACGGATCGCCGGACATTTTTCGCAAATGAACGCGTTGCACATGTGGGGTTGCGAGGGCAGGTAGACACCCTGCGTTTGGCCGAGGTTGCGGCGCGTCGGGTGTTGGTCCCAGTTGTGGATGTTTGCGCCGCGCCGCGCGGGACGCGGGACTCCCAGTTGCTGATGGGTGCGGGGTTTGACGTTTTGGAAACGCTCAACGGGTGGTGCTTCGGGCGCGTCGTTGCGGACGGTAACGTTGGATATGTGGCTGAAGTTTCCTTGGGCGAGGCCGTCGCACCAAGCCATTGGGTGACGGCGCGTAGTTCGCATATTTACACTGAATCCAGTTTGAAATCGGCTGATAAAGCTGCGGTATCGTTTGGCTCGTTGTTGAGTGTCGTTGCCGAGTTGGAAGGGTATGTTGAGCTTTCGGGGGGAGGTTTTGTTCCTGTGCCGCATGTATCCCCTTTGTCGGAGCGGCCTTTGGATGCAGCTAAAACGGCTCTGACGTTTCTTGGCGTGCCTTATCTTTGGGGTGGGGACAGTGTGTTTGGGATCGATTGTTCGGGGCTTGTGCAGGCTTGCTTGCGCGCTGTCGGCACTATGTGTCCACGCGACAGCGATCAGCAGGAAGCCTTTTTCACCACAGATGTCGCACCTAAAGATTTACGTCGGGGCGATTTGGTTTTTTGGCGCGGCCATGTCGCGATGATGTTGAATGAGAGAGAAATGATCCACGCAAATGCGCATCATATGGCCGTTGCGATAGAACCGTTTGAGGTGGCCCGCAGCCGTATTGGCGCGCGTGAGTTTGGCGAGATTACCTCGATGAAGCGCCCCTGA
- a CDS encoding leucyl aminopeptidase family protein yields the protein MSMKFAQLSAASIPLHVISKLECESFLSGLPAASQNWVAAQGFTGSLGSFCALPNAEGGISAVLVGYGDALGRERGRFHLGGVAANLPKGAYHIAQSPEGFDVEVEALGWLLAGYHFDKYRKQPASGAELVAPESVDVARIEAIAAGEALTRDLINTPTSDMGPEQLQAAFFDLAKAHGAVATAIVGEDLLAQNFPMIHTVGRASAQEPRLLEMRWGTAGPKLTLVGKGVCFDTGGLNIKPGASMGLMKKDMGGSAAVLGLAQMIMSLKLPLQLRVLVPAVENSIDGSAFRPSDILMSRKGLTVEINNTDAEGRLVLADALALADEEETDFVISMATLTGAARVAVGPDLAPYFCGDLDTVAALENSAKRVADPVWRMPFHTPYEAMIEPGIADLDNAPSGGFAGSITAALFLRRFVTDAPRYAHFDIYGWQPTAAAARPKGGCGQGTRAILEALPAILEL from the coding sequence ATGTCGATGAAATTTGCCCAACTCTCCGCCGCATCCATTCCGTTGCATGTTATTTCCAAGCTGGAATGCGAATCGTTTCTATCGGGCTTGCCTGCGGCGTCGCAAAACTGGGTGGCCGCGCAGGGGTTCACTGGAAGTTTGGGAAGCTTTTGCGCGCTTCCGAATGCAGAAGGAGGAATTTCCGCCGTTCTGGTCGGGTACGGCGACGCATTGGGTCGCGAGCGCGGCCGTTTCCATCTCGGCGGTGTGGCGGCCAATTTGCCAAAAGGCGCATACCATATTGCCCAAAGCCCTGAAGGTTTTGACGTTGAAGTCGAAGCACTTGGCTGGCTACTGGCGGGATATCATTTTGACAAGTATCGCAAACAGCCTGCTAGTGGCGCTGAACTTGTAGCGCCTGAGTCGGTTGATGTTGCCCGCATTGAGGCGATTGCCGCTGGTGAAGCTCTCACCCGCGATTTGATCAACACGCCAACTTCAGACATGGGGCCTGAACAGCTTCAGGCGGCCTTTTTCGATCTGGCAAAAGCCCACGGAGCCGTGGCAACCGCTATCGTCGGAGAGGACTTACTCGCGCAGAATTTCCCGATGATTCACACGGTCGGGCGGGCCTCCGCCCAAGAGCCGCGTTTGCTTGAAATGCGCTGGGGGACGGCGGGGCCAAAACTTACCCTCGTGGGCAAAGGCGTGTGTTTTGATACCGGCGGGTTGAACATCAAGCCTGGTGCGTCGATGGGACTTATGAAGAAAGATATGGGGGGATCGGCGGCTGTTCTTGGGCTGGCACAGATGATCATGTCGCTTAAACTGCCCCTACAGCTTCGAGTTCTGGTCCCTGCCGTTGAAAACTCGATTGATGGATCGGCGTTTCGTCCCTCCGATATTTTGATGTCGCGCAAGGGGCTGACGGTTGAGATCAATAATACGGATGCCGAAGGGCGGTTGGTTTTGGCCGATGCGCTTGCACTGGCGGACGAAGAAGAAACGGATTTTGTTATCTCAATGGCAACGTTGACTGGGGCTGCGCGGGTTGCTGTGGGTCCGGATTTGGCCCCCTATTTTTGTGGCGATTTAGACACGGTCGCAGCACTGGAAAATTCGGCAAAGCGCGTGGCAGATCCCGTATGGCGCATGCCCTTTCACACCCCGTATGAAGCTATGATCGAACCCGGAATCGCGGACCTTGATAATGCGCCAAGCGGTGGGTTTGCAGGGTCTATTACGGCGGCGTTGTTCCTGCGCCGGTTTGTGACTGATGCGCCTCGATATGCCCATTTTGATATTTATGGCTGGCAACCGACGGCGGCTGCGGCCCGCCCGAAGGGTGGTTGCGGGCAGGGAACGCGCGCTATTTTAGAAGCGTTGCCAGCAATCTTGGAACTATGA
- a CDS encoding carbonic anhydrase, whose translation MEHAKPLPSYLVQRYMGWKATTFAENKVWYQRLAAEGQRPRAMVISCCDSRVHVTSIFGADQGEFFIHRNIANLVPPYKPDGDIHGTSAAVEYAVTALHITNMVVLGHSGCGGVRGCHDMCSGIAPELEEKTSFIGRWMDILRPGFERVAHIEDEAERTRALEHQSVLVSLENLMTFPFVREAVEEGRMSLHGLWTDIGEGGLEYYNPKTGLFSPV comes from the coding sequence ATGGAACACGCGAAACCGTTACCTTCCTATCTTGTTCAACGCTACATGGGATGGAAAGCCACCACATTTGCTGAGAACAAAGTCTGGTATCAGCGACTGGCCGCAGAAGGCCAACGCCCTAGAGCCATGGTGATCTCGTGCTGCGATAGTCGCGTCCACGTGACCTCGATCTTTGGCGCCGATCAGGGCGAGTTTTTTATACATCGTAACATTGCCAATCTTGTGCCACCCTACAAACCGGATGGGGATATCCACGGCACATCTGCCGCAGTTGAGTATGCTGTAACGGCTCTGCACATCACCAATATGGTAGTGCTGGGCCATTCGGGTTGTGGCGGCGTGCGTGGCTGCCATGATATGTGTTCCGGCATTGCCCCCGAACTTGAGGAGAAAACCAGTTTTATTGGCCGTTGGATGGACATTCTACGTCCCGGCTTCGAGCGTGTTGCCCATATTGAAGATGAGGCCGAGCGCACGCGGGCACTTGAGCATCAATCGGTTCTTGTGTCCCTCGAAAACCTGATGACGTTCCCATTTGTACGGGAGGCCGTCGAAGAAGGACGAATGAGCTTGCATGGTCTTTGGACAGATATTGGCGAAGGTGGTTTGGAATACTACAATCCAAAAACTGGCCTCTTCTCTCCTGTCTAG